The genomic interval TTGCTGAACAGATGGGAAAAGGCAGACAGGCAGGCGGGAAGCCAGGCCGCGCAAGCCTGCGAGATGACAGGCAGAAGATGCTGAGGGTGCAGGTGCGCGTGACACCGGGCAGCCGACGGGAGACGCTGGAGTGGGATGGTTCACGCCTGCGGGCATGGGTGCGGGCAGTGGCGCGTGAGGGCGAGGCCAACGCGGCCCTGCTCGCTCTGGTGGCCCACCGTCTGGGAATTGGGCAGCACCAGGTGAGGATTGTCCACGGAGCCACAGCTCGTGAGAAGGTGCTGGCTCTGGAGGGCCTGACTTTGGAGGAGATCCAGCGCCGCTTAAGTCGTGGCTCCTGAGCTGCGCCACGCGCCCGTGATGGTAACTGCCTCGGCCCGGCCCAGCTTCTCGGGGCCAGCCGGGCCGGCTCAGCGTCAGAATGAGGATCGGGCGGGAAACGCTGCCCAACGCTGGCAGACGGGAGCACCTGGCGCGGCAGCGCCTCCCTTCTTATGCAGAGGAGTTACTTTTTCCTTTGGCGCAGGTACTCAGTTCTCCAGGCCGCGCAGGAGCAGATCGGCCTCTTCAGGAGAGAGCCGCCCCTCTGCTACCATGCGCAGGATGGCGGCACGGGCTTCAGCGCTTTCGCTGCTGCGCTCATGAGTCCAGCCCCCGCCGGCTAGATCAATACGCCAGCTACGCCGCCGCCTCAGCTCACGGGCTATCTCAGAAGCTTCACGCCCTAGCTCGCGGCCCAGACGCCCTAGCTCCTCACCGACAGAGGCAAATTCTCGTCCCAATTGCCGCCCCCACTGATCCCAGGCGGGTCCCCAGTCCCAGGACCAGGACGGTCTTCTCAGTCCCCAGGTTGTTGGTGCACCCGCTCCCCGCAGGCTAAGGTCGCCTCCAACTTGCAGCTCCATTGTGGCTGCACCATCGCCGTAGGTGAGACTCACGGCCCCCCCATCAGGAACAGGCACGTTGGCGCCGCTGATCGAACCCGAGACAACTGCCTCTATCTTGAGATTGGACTGCTCGGGCAGGATGATACGCGCATCGCCCCCAACACGCAAGCGCGTATAGCTGCCCGCCGGAAACGTACCGGCCAGCGAGAGATCACCGCCGACCGCGCTGGCTTCGACGCCTCCACCTATTTCACGCAGATCAACGTCGCCGCCTATATGTCCCAGGCGGAGCGGGCCAGCCAGCGCCACCCCGCTCAGATCGCCACCAATGTTACCTAGCTCAACCTCGCCAGCCAGCGCCTGTATGAAGACATCACCTCCAACGTTACTGGCGTCCAGGCGCAGCGCCTGCACGACGCGCAGGTCGCCGCCTACGTTACCCAGTGACAGCGCGGCTTCAGCACTCTCTTCAAGCCGACAGTCGCCGCCTACGTTGCCTGCCTGGCAGCGACGCCGCACCTGACGCACTTCGAAATCGCCACCAATATGGTCGATATCAACTTCCTCCAGCTCGCTCAGTTGGGCCTTCCCCCCAACCCCATGCCGCACGCGAAGGGTCCCCAGGCCCCGCGCCCGCAGGTCAGCACCACAGGCCAGCACCTCTACCGGTTCCTGAATGGCTTCCAACACCAGGTCGCCTTCACAATGGCTGAGTCTGGTCCCTCCACTGATCTCGCTCAGCACTACGTCACGCGCTTTCTCAATGCTGACATGCCCGCTCAGGCGCCGCACATAGAGATCAGTGATGGCCTTCGATCCCCCCAAGAAACGGCTGCCCAGCGGGATGCGCAGCGTCAGATCGCCGACCCCGCCACGAATCTTGAGGAGATCTTGCTCCTGACTGATCTCCGGCAGCTCGCCAGCGGCCTCCACCGCTATGCTGTTCTCTTCCCAACCCCAGACCTCCAGGCTTCCCGCAAGATCCTCCACGCTCACGCGCGGATGCCGACCAACAGGGAACAATTGCTGTTGTACCATTGCTCTTTTCTTCCTCTCTTTCTCTTCTTTTCCTACTGTGTCCTCTTAATCCACAGATCGAATACAGTGCGTCTCCAGACCTCACAGCTATGGCCCATACCCGCTGCCCTCCGGCAGCGAAGGCATAAAATCACCATAGCTCTGACTATTAAAGCCATCTCTATGGTGATTTTACCACAACGCTGTCATAAATTCAACATCTTTGTGAAGAATAATGCCAAATTGATAAGAGATTTTTGCTGGGAGGGGAGGGGGGGGGTGAGCCGGGGGCTGCAGTCAGCGGCAAGAGAGTGCGACCGCCCTGTCCGCTCCGGTCTGGCACGAGGAATGGAGCGGACCAGGGCGGTCGCGCCTGGAGCCTGGTCGCGGTATTGGGACCGCGGCGGGACTGCTACTTGAAGAACTTGCCTTCAATGGAGGCAATTTTGATGTGTCCCTGGGCATCTACGTTGAGGACGACCACCGCCTTATCAACGGGGTCGCCGTTGCTGGCAAAGGAGATCTGGCCGCTGAGACCCTGAATCGCGCCGCTGCCGCTAATTGTGGTGAGGGCCTGGCGCAGTTTGCTCCCCGTCAGGCTTTGCTGATTGCCGCCCGAGTCCAGCGCACGTCGATAGGCTTCCAGCAAGGTCTCCGTGGCATCGTAGGCCAGGATGGTATTGAAGTCAGCGCGGGTGTAGCCGTAGCCGCTGTGCTGACCGTTGCCGCTGTAGAGGCGAGCGTAGTCTCTGAAGAAGGGAGGCTGAGGACGTCCCAGATAGCTCCACTCATCAGGATAGGCAAAGGAGGTAAAATGCAGGCGCGTGAAGACCTGCTTGGCGTTGCCGTAGCCCTGCGGCTGGTAGAGAGCATCTCCGCCAAGGACGGGCAGCCTGGCGAATGTGCCCGTGGTAGGCAGATACGTGAGCAAGGGCGTAATATCGCTGGCATAGCCTGCAAAGTAGATGAGATCGGGATTCTTGCCCAGGGCATCCGAGAGCAGGGTTGGCAACTGCCCGGTGTGGCTGCGCTGGTAATGCTCTTCAGCGACGATCTGTCCCCCTGCCTGGGTAAAGGCATCACGGAAGTCGCGGAAGAGGCTGCTACTATAGGTATTGCCTGGATCATAGAAGGCCGCCACGCGGTGAGCATGGAGGACCTGCAGGGCATAGCGGGCCCCGGCGCTGGCCTGGACCTGATTGGAGGGCACCACGCGGAAAAAGTAGGGCGAGAGGCCGCTGAGCTGGTCGCTGGAGGCCGTCCCCGAGACGATCGGGATCTGAGCCTGAGCCAGCACCCCTACCGCATTGATGGTCTGCGAGCTGAAGGGCCAGCCCATGACTCCCACAATGGTGCGATCCTTGCGAGCCTCCTGCACAATCTGCTGGGCCACCGTACCGGTGTAGTTGTCTTCGCCGCCCGAGTTGGCAATGAGCAGGCGTAGCTTGAGACCGTTGAGGGCGTTGGAGTCGTTAAACTCACGCTGCGCGACATAGGCTCCCTGAAGTACCTCACGCCCGACATCGACGTCAGGTCCACTGAGCATGGCTCCGATGACGAGCGTCAGGTAAGACGAGCCAGAGGCCAGGACACGCAGGTTTTCCTGATAGATGAGCGCCTCGGCATCGTTGGTATCATCGGCGATGGCCTGGGCAAGATAGGACTGGGCGGAGGCGTAATCATGAGCTTTGAAGCTCTCAGCCGCTTGCTGCTTGAGGCTGGCATCTCCGCTAGCCCGCGTTGTGTCGAAGATGATGCTGCCATCGCTGAGGCCCAGCAGCTCAGACTGTCCCTCGGTGTCCTTGATGGTGAAGGCCCCAATGCCGTTGATGTTGGCCGGCAGCGCCGTGCTGAGTGCGGTCGCGCTGCTCTGCTCCTGCGAGCTTCCCGACCCTTGCAGGCGCTGGCGAAAGCCGCTGAAGGCACCCAGGGCAATGGCTCCGATGAGGATCAGCACGAGCACAAGCACCAGAAAACTGGCGATCATCTGGCCATTGTAGCCTCGCTTGCCTGACAGGCCAGGCTGGATGACAGGCGGAGGCGGAGGGGTTTGTGGCGCTTGCCCGACCTGACGCTGCCGCTGGCCTCGTACTGGGCCGGTGACAGGCCCCTGGGCGGCGGGTAGCGTTGAGGGCATCGTGGACGGGAGCGGCGTAAAGGGACTCCCGCTTTGTGTGCCTACAGTTGTGCTCGTGCCTCTCGGTGGACTGGCCGGGGTGGGACCGGAATAGCCGAAGCCGCCGCTCTGCGGGCGCGATCTCGTAATGGGATGAGCCCCCGTGGTCAGGCTGGCACCCAACAGGCCAAAGCGCTCCTCCAGGATCTGGTCAACGTCCTGCTTCATCTCACTGGCGCTCTGGTAGCGCTTGGTGATATCGTTCTGCAGGGCACGGGTCAGCAGGTGCTCGACCTCCAGCGAGAGTCGCGGGTTGAGCGTGCGCACCGGCGGATAGACAAATGGCGGATGCTCGCGCGGGTCGCGGTTGGTTAGCAAATGATGCATGGTGGCTGCCAGGGCATAGAGGTCCGAGCGTGGGTCGGCCTTCCCCTGATACTGCTCCGGTGGGGCGTAGCCGGGCGTGCCGAGCGCGCTCGTCTGCTTGCGGGCCGCGTCGGCAGCCAGATCAGGACGCGCGATGCCGAAGTCGACAAGGTGGGCCCGGCCATCGTTGCTGCCGATGATGATATTGGCCGGCTTGACGTCGCGATGGACAATTGGCGGCTTGCGACTGGCCAGGTACTCCAGAACCAGGAGGATATCAGAGGCGTAGACCAGGACATCGTCCTCGGATAAAGGCCGCCCCAGGCGGTTTAGACGCTCTTCGAGGTTTTCCCCGGCGACATACTCCTGGACCATGAAGTAGTGCGAGCCTTCCTGGAAATGATCGGTCACCGCTGGCACGAGAAAGTGATCAACGCTGGCCAGCGTCGCTACCTCGCGCTTGAAGTTGCGTACGTCCTCCTGCAATTGGGCCGGGTCGCTACTGTCGGAAATCAGCTCTTTGATGACGACAAGCTTGTTGTTGAGCCGCGTGTCCTCGGCCAGAAGTACTGCCCCCATCCCCCCTTCGCCCAGAATCTGCTTGATGACATAGCGGTCGTTCTGAAGCCGGTCACCAGGTCGCAGCGAGGTCGACACTTTCTGTCCCTGCTCCGGCCCCTGAGCCTGGGTTTGCTGGGCGCCGCTGAGATCACCTGTCTCAGCATTTAGTCGCCTGCCACATTGGTTACAGAAGCGCCCACCCGGGCGTACGGTAGCACCACAGTAAGGGCATCTCATGCTCAGCCTACCTTGTGAATAACATATATATAAAAACGTTGACTTGCTCGCTTCTCTTCTCTGGAGAAGTTGCCCCCTATTTGAGAAAGCGGCCTTGAACCGACTCTAGTTTAATATGACCGACGTTATCGACCATCAGCACGACGACGGCCTTGTTGTCAGGGTTCCCATCCGACCCGAAGGAGATGACACCGCTTATACCTTGTACCGCCTGGTTCCCCTTGAGTTCGGCCAGGGCCTGCCGCAGCTCTGGGCCGCCGAAGACGGTTTTTCCTCCGCCGCTGCTGAGCACATGCCGACTGGCCTCCAGCAGCACTAGCGTGGCATCATAGGAGAGAATGGCATCGTTGTCCGGGCGCGTGTAGCCATAGCCGGCGTGGCGGCTGTTGGCATTAAAGGTCTGCGGGTAGACCGTGAAGAAGGCCGGTTGGGGGAGCGCCAGATAGCCCCACTCGTCGGGATAGGCGAAGGCTGTGAAGTGGAGACGCAAGAAACCAGCGCGAGCGCTGCTCGGGTAGCCTTGCAGCTGATAGAGCGCATCACCACCCATGACCTGCAGCCCAGCCAGAGAGCCAGTCGTGGGCAGGTTCGTGAGGAGGGTGGCTACATCGCTGGCATAGCCAGAGAAGTAGAGCAAATCGGGACGCCGCATCAGGGCATCTTGCAGCAGCGCCGGCAGATTGGACGGCTTTCCAACGCGGTAGCGCTCCTGAACGACGATCGTTCCGCCGTCGGCGACGTAGCGCCGGCTAAAGGCGTTCGCCAGACTCTGGCTATACGGATCAAGTGGGTCGAGGAAGAGAGCCACGCGCCTGGCTCGCAGGTGCTGATAGGCGTAGTCGGCCCCGACGGCTCCCTGTTGCTGATCCGAGGGGCAGACGCGGAAAAAGTACGCCGATTTACCGCTGAGCTGATCGCTGGAGGCGCTGGGCGAGACCATTGGTAGCTGCGCCTGGCTCAGGATGGGCAGCGCAGGTATCACGCGCGAGCTGTAGGGCCAGCCCATGACACCAACAATGGTTTTATCCGCTCTGGCCGCCAGTACAATCTGCTGAGCAATGGTGGCCGCAAAGAGGCTGCTCCCCCCCGAGTTGGCAATCAGCAGGCGCACCAGAACCCCCGAGCCAAGCTTGTAGCCGCTGTTGTACTCCTTCTGAGCCAGATAGGCCCCCTGGAGGTTGTCGCGCCCTGTCCCTACAGCGCCGCTGTCGTTCCCGGTGAGAATGGTGGCGACGACCAGGGTGATGTAGGGGCTGCCAGAGGCCAGGACACGCTGGTCTTCGAGATAGATCAGGGCTTCGGCATCGTTACTGTCGATATCAAGGGCCGACTGCCAGAGAGCTGTGGCTCCGCTGATGTCGCCTTGCTGTAGACGCCGGGCTGCCTGTTGCTTGAGGTCGCCGTCAGGACGCGCGACGTCAAAGGCCACGCTGCCGTCGCTGAGGCCAATATAGTCTTTCTGGCCTGTATCGGGATTTACTACGCTGTAAGCCCCAAGACCCTTCTTGAGAGCCGGCGGCGGGGTGATCGTCCTGCCCTGAGCCAGAGAGCTTGCTGGACCGCTGCGGCTGACCAGACGCGGCACCAGGAAGACCAGGAGGCTGCCCACAATGACGAGCGCGATGACAAGCAGCAGCAGGGCCAGGTAGAGGACCCTCAGCGGGAAGGGGCGCCTTCCTCCTCCACCGCTCGCCAGCGAGAAGGGGGCAGGAACAGGACTGCTACCACTTGCACTGGCAGGAGGAATAAAGGTGGCAGCGGCAGCCGACCCCGGACCAGGCCAGTCGCGCGACAGTGGGCCCGCGCCCCCTGTGGTCCGCATGCCTCCAAAGTTCCCCGTGGCCTGCGTTGGTTCCTCTGGTGTGATAGGGCGAGTGCCGGAGATGGCGCCAAAGCGCTGGAAGAGCAGAGCCTCGATATCACGCTGCATGGCGGTGGCGCTCTGGTAGCGCTGATCTGGCTCCGGCTGCAGAGCGTAGAGCAGGATGCGCTCAATCTCTGGCGAGAGCTGCGGATTCAGGCTACGCACCGCTGGATAGCTGAAAGGCGGATAGTTACGCGGGTCGCGCCCGGTCAGAAGCTGATGCAGGGTTGCCGCCAGCGCGTAGAGGTCGGAACGCGGGTCGGCCTTTCCCTGGTACTGCTCCGGTGGGGCATAGCCAGGAGTACCAAACGCGCTCGTCTGCCTGCGCAGAGCACTGCGCACCCCTTCGGCCCGGGCGACGCCAAAGCCTACCAGATAGGCATGCCCGTCGCTGGCACCGATCACGATCTTGGCCGGCTTGATGTCACAATGGACCACCGGCGGGGTCTGCAGCTCCAGATATGCCAAAATATCGATAATATCGGTAGCATAGATCAGGGCCTCTCGCTCGCCCAGCGGACCCTGCCGGCGCTCTAGCAGCTCTTCCAGGTTCTGGCCCTCGATATACTCCTCGACCATAAAGTAGCGCTCGCCCTCCTGGAAGTGGTCAGTGACGGCGGGGATGAGAGGATGATCCAGATGGGCCAGCAGTGCTACCTCGCGCTTGAACTGCCTAAGCTCTTCCTGGCGTTGCAGGGGATCGCTCGTTTCCGAAAGAAGCTCTTTGATGACGACTCGCTTGCCGTTGAGGCGATGATCGATGGCCAGCAGGGCGGCCCCGCTCGCCCCTCGTCCAAGGAGGCGGACGACCTCATAGCGCCCCCCCTGCAGGCGCGTACCCGGCATCAAGGGGCCTGCCATCGTCTGGCTACTGGCAGGCGAGCTGCTTCCAGCAAGCACAGGGTGGCCACAAGAGCTGCAA from Thermogemmatispora onikobensis carries:
- a CDS encoding DUF167 domain-containing protein gives rise to the protein MLRVQVRVTPGSRRETLEWDGSRLRAWVRAVAREGEANAALLALVAHRLGIGQHQVRIVHGATAREKVLALEGLTLEEIQRRLSRGS
- a CDS encoding SHOCT-like domain-containing protein: MVQQQLFPVGRHPRVSVEDLAGSLEVWGWEENSIAVEAAGELPEISQEQDLLKIRGGVGDLTLRIPLGSRFLGGSKAITDLYVRRLSGHVSIEKARDVVLSEISGGTRLSHCEGDLVLEAIQEPVEVLACGADLRARGLGTLRVRHGVGGKAQLSELEEVDIDHIGGDFEVRQVRRRCQAGNVGGDCRLEESAEAALSLGNVGGDLRVVQALRLDASNVGGDVFIQALAGEVELGNIGGDLSGVALAGPLRLGHIGGDVDLREIGGGVEASAVGGDLSLAGTFPAGSYTRLRVGGDARIILPEQSNLKIEAVVSGSISGANVPVPDGGAVSLTYGDGAATMELQVGGDLSLRGAGAPTTWGLRRPSWSWDWGPAWDQWGRQLGREFASVGEELGRLGRELGREASEIARELRRRRSWRIDLAGGGWTHERSSESAEARAAILRMVAEGRLSPEEADLLLRGLEN
- a CDS encoding protein kinase domain-containing protein, translating into MRCPYCGATVRPGGRFCNQCGRRLNAETGDLSGAQQTQAQGPEQGQKVSTSLRPGDRLQNDRYVIKQILGEGGMGAVLLAEDTRLNNKLVVIKELISDSSDPAQLQEDVRNFKREVATLASVDHFLVPAVTDHFQEGSHYFMVQEYVAGENLEERLNRLGRPLSEDDVLVYASDILLVLEYLASRKPPIVHRDVKPANIIIGSNDGRAHLVDFGIARPDLAADAARKQTSALGTPGYAPPEQYQGKADPRSDLYALAATMHHLLTNRDPREHPPFVYPPVRTLNPRLSLEVEHLLTRALQNDITKRYQSASEMKQDVDQILEERFGLLGASLTTGAHPITRSRPQSGGFGYSGPTPASPPRGTSTTVGTQSGSPFTPLPSTMPSTLPAAQGPVTGPVRGQRQRQVGQAPQTPPPPPVIQPGLSGKRGYNGQMIASFLVLVLVLILIGAIALGAFSGFRQRLQGSGSSQEQSSATALSTALPANINGIGAFTIKDTEGQSELLGLSDGSIIFDTTRASGDASLKQQAAESFKAHDYASAQSYLAQAIADDTNDAEALIYQENLRVLASGSSYLTLVIGAMLSGPDVDVGREVLQGAYVAQREFNDSNALNGLKLRLLIANSGGEDNYTGTVAQQIVQEARKDRTIVGVMGWPFSSQTINAVGVLAQAQIPIVSGTASSDQLSGLSPYFFRVVPSNQVQASAGARYALQVLHAHRVAAFYDPGNTYSSSLFRDFRDAFTQAGGQIVAEEHYQRSHTGQLPTLLSDALGKNPDLIYFAGYASDITPLLTYLPTTGTFARLPVLGGDALYQPQGYGNAKQVFTRLHFTSFAYPDEWSYLGRPQPPFFRDYARLYSGNGQHSGYGYTRADFNTILAYDATETLLEAYRRALDSGGNQQSLTGSKLRQALTTISGSGAIQGLSGQISFASNGDPVDKAVVVLNVDAQGHIKIASIEGKFFK
- a CDS encoding protein kinase domain-containing protein encodes the protein MECPHCGAANRPEARFCSSCGHPVLAGSSSPASSQTMAGPLMPGTRLQGGRYEVVRLLGRGASGAALLAIDHRLNGKRVVIKELLSETSDPLQRQEELRQFKREVALLAHLDHPLIPAVTDHFQEGERYFMVEEYIEGQNLEELLERRQGPLGEREALIYATDIIDILAYLELQTPPVVHCDIKPAKIVIGASDGHAYLVGFGVARAEGVRSALRRQTSAFGTPGYAPPEQYQGKADPRSDLYALAATLHQLLTGRDPRNYPPFSYPAVRSLNPQLSPEIERILLYALQPEPDQRYQSATAMQRDIEALLFQRFGAISGTRPITPEEPTQATGNFGGMRTTGGAGPLSRDWPGPGSAAAATFIPPASASGSSPVPAPFSLASGGGGRRPFPLRVLYLALLLLVIALVIVGSLLVFLVPRLVSRSGPASSLAQGRTITPPPALKKGLGAYSVVNPDTGQKDYIGLSDGSVAFDVARPDGDLKQQAARRLQQGDISGATALWQSALDIDSNDAEALIYLEDQRVLASGSPYITLVVATILTGNDSGAVGTGRDNLQGAYLAQKEYNSGYKLGSGVLVRLLIANSGGSSLFAATIAQQIVLAARADKTIVGVMGWPYSSRVIPALPILSQAQLPMVSPSASSDQLSGKSAYFFRVCPSDQQQGAVGADYAYQHLRARRVALFLDPLDPYSQSLANAFSRRYVADGGTIVVQERYRVGKPSNLPALLQDALMRRPDLLYFSGYASDVATLLTNLPTTGSLAGLQVMGGDALYQLQGYPSSARAGFLRLHFTAFAYPDEWGYLALPQPAFFTVYPQTFNANSRHAGYGYTRPDNDAILSYDATLVLLEASRHVLSSGGGKTVFGGPELRQALAELKGNQAVQGISGVISFGSDGNPDNKAVVVLMVDNVGHIKLESVQGRFLK